The following proteins come from a genomic window of Streptococcus pneumoniae:
- a CDS encoding phosphatidylglycerophosphatase A family protein: MKYDLYDNCIELLKEREVTIEDMAALVIFSQQKYYPELTLDDASYAIQRVLKKREVQNVIMTGIELDKLAEAQKLSPEFQKIMEKDNPLYGIDEVIVLSILNLYGSIAFTNYGYLDKLKPLILERLNENHEGVCNVFLDDIVGAIAAAACSKIAHNHASDEI, encoded by the coding sequence ATGAAATATGATTTATATGATAATTGTATTGAACTTCTAAAAGAACGCGAAGTTACAATTGAAGATATGGCAGCGTTAGTAATATTTTCACAACAAAAATATTACCCTGAATTAACTCTTGACGACGCTTCATATGCAATTCAACGTGTACTAAAAAAACGTGAAGTTCAGAATGTAATTATGACAGGAATTGAGTTAGATAAGTTAGCTGAAGCACAAAAACTATCTCCAGAATTTCAAAAGATTATGGAGAAAGATAATCCATTGTATGGGATTGATGAAGTAATCGTCTTATCGATATTGAATTTATATGGTTCTATTGCCTTTACAAATTATGGCTATTTAGATAAATTAAAACCACTGATTTTAGAAAGATTGAATGAGAATCACGAAGGTGTTTGTAATGTATTTCTAGATGATATTGTTGGTGCAATAGCCGCAGCAGCATGTAGTAAAATTGCACACAATCATGCTAGTGATGAAATATAA
- a CDS encoding cytidine deaminase, whose protein sequence is MTVINKFVLMEQAKKVLKNAYFPYSKFPVGAAILFKDGKVITGANIENVSFGVTNCAERSAIFYGTSQGYRKGDILAIAVAGETEDYLPPCNICRQVMVEFCEPDTLVFLLNGKGNILELRLEELVPYSFSSLEM, encoded by the coding sequence ATGACAGTAATTAATAAATTTGTTTTAATGGAGCAAGCAAAAAAAGTTTTAAAAAATGCTTACTTTCCGTATTCCAAATTTCCTGTAGGTGCAGCAATTTTATTTAAAGATGGTAAAGTAATTACAGGAGCAAATATAGAAAATGTATCGTTTGGTGTAACTAACTGTGCAGAACGTAGTGCTATTTTTTATGGGACTTCTCAAGGATATAGAAAAGGAGATATTCTTGCGATTGCTGTTGCAGGTGAAACTGAAGACTACTTACCACCATGCAACATTTGTCGTCAAGTTATGGTAGAATTTTGTGAGCCTGATACCTTAGTCTTTCTATTAAATGGTAAGGGAAACATACTTGAATTGCGATTAGAGGAATTAGTCCCATATTCGTTCTCAAGTCTAGAAATGTAA
- a CDS encoding dihydrodipicolinate synthase family protein: MSDLKKYEGVIPAFYACYDDQGEVSPERTRALVQYFIDKGVQGLYVNGSSGECIYQSVEDRKLILEEVMAVAKGKLTIIAHVACNNTKDSMELARHAESLGVDAIATIPPIYFRLPEYSVAKYWNDISSAAPNTDYVIYNIPQLAGVALTPSLYTEMLKNPRVIGVKNSSMPVQDIQTFVSLGGEDHIVFNGPDEQFLGGRLMGARAGIGGTYGAMPELFLKLNQLIADKDLETARELQYAINAIIGKLTSAHGNMYGVIKEVLKINEDLNIGSVRSPLTPVTEEDRPVVEEAAALIRETKERFL, encoded by the coding sequence ATGTCAGATTTGAAAAAATACGAAGGTGTCATTCCAGCCTTCTACGCATGTTATGATGATCAAGGAGAAGTAAGCCCAGAACGTACGCGTGCCTTGGTTCAATACTTCATTGATAAAGGTGTTCAAGGTCTTTATGTCAATGGTTCTTCTGGTGAATGTATCTACCAAAGCGTTGAAGATCGCAAGTTGATTTTGGAAGAAGTCATGGCGGTAGCCAAAGGTAAATTGACCATTATTGCCCATGTTGCTTGCAATAATACTAAAGACAGTATGGAACTTGCTCGCCATGCTGAAAGCTTGGGAGTAGATGCTATTGCAACGATTCCACCAATTTATTTCCGCTTGCCAGAATACTCAGTTGCCAAATACTGGAACGATATCAGTTCTGCAGCTCCAAACACAGACTACGTTATTTACAACATTCCTCAATTGGCAGGGGTTGCTTTGACTCCAAGCCTTTACACAGAAATGTTGAAAAATCCTCGTGTTATCGGTGTGAAGAACTCTTCTATGCCAGTTCAAGATATCCAAACCTTTGTCAGCCTTGGTGGAGAAGACCATATCGTCTTTAATGGTCCTGATGAGCAGTTCCTAGGAGGACGCCTCATGGGGGCTAGGGCTGGTATCGGTGGTACTTATGGTGCTATGCCAGAACTCTTCTTGAAACTCAATCAGTTGATTGCGGATAAGGACCTAGAAACAGCGCGTGAATTGCAGTATGCTATCAACGCAATCATTGGTAAACTCACTTCTGCTCATGGAAATATGTACGGTGTCATCAAAGAAGTTTTGAAGATCAATGAAGACTTGAATATTGGATCTGTTCGTTCACCATTGACACCAGTGACTGAAGAAGATCGTCCAGTTGTAGAAGAAGCTGCTGCCTTGATTCGTGAAACCAAGGAGCGCTTCCTCTAA
- a CDS encoding IS1380-like element ISSpn5 family transposase, translating to MNSLPNHHFQNKSFYQLSFDGGHLTQYGGLIFFQELFSQLKLKERISKYLVTNDQRRYCRYSDSDILVQFLFQLLTGYGTDYACKELSADAYFPKLLEGGELASQPTLSRFLSRTDEETVHSLRCLNLELVEFFLQFHQLNQLIVDIDSTHFTTYGKQEGVAYNAHYRAHGYHPLYAFEGKTGYCFNAQLRPGNRYCSEEADSFITPVLERFNQLLFRMDSGFATPKLYDLIEKTGQYYLIKLKKNTVLSRLGDLSLPCPQDEDLTILPHSAYSETLYQAGSWSHKRRVCQFSERKEGNLFYDVISLVTNMTSGTSQDQFQLYRGRGQAENFIKEMKEGFFGDKTDSSSLIKNEVRMMMSCIAYNLYLFLKHLAGGDFQTLTIKRFRHLFLHVVGKCVRTGRKQLLKLSSLYAYSELFSALYSRIRKVNLNLPVPYEPPRRKASLMMH from the coding sequence ATGAACAGTTTACCAAATCATCACTTCCAAAACAAGTCTTTTTACCAACTATCTTTCGATGGAGGTCATTTAACCCAGTATGGTGGTCTTATCTTTTTTCAGGAACTTTTTTCCCAGTTGAAACTAAAAGAGCGGATTTCTAAGTATTTAGTAACGAATGACCAACGCCGCTACTGTCGTTATTCGGATTCAGATATCCTTGTCCAGTTCCTCTTTCAACTGTTAACAGGCTATGGAACGGACTATGCTTGTAAAGAATTGTCAGCTGATGCCTACTTTCCAAAATTGTTGGAAGGAGGGGAGCTTGCTTCACAGCCAACCTTATCCCGTTTTCTTTCCAGAACTGACGAGGAAACAGTCCATAGTTTGCGATGCCTCAACCTTGAATTGGTCGAATTCTTTTTACAGTTTCACCAGCTAAACCAACTCATTGTAGATATCGATTCTACCCATTTCACAACTTATGGCAAGCAAGAAGGTGTTGCTTATAACGCCCACTATCGTGCTCATGGCTATCATCCTCTTTATGCTTTCGAGGGGAAGACAGGTTATTGTTTCAATGCCCAGCTTCGTCCTGGTAATCGTTATTGTTCTGAAGAGGCAGACAGCTTTATCACACCTGTTTTAGAACGGTTTAATCAACTTCTCTTTCGAATGGATAGTGGCTTTGCGACCCCAAAATTATACGATTTAATTGAAAAAACAGGGCAATACTACCTCATAAAACTCAAGAAAAATACTGTTCTGAGCCGTCTTGGAGACCTTTCCCTCCCTTGCCCACAGGATGAGGACTTAACCATCTTGCCCCACTCCGCCTACTCAGAAACTCTCTATCAAGCAGGATCTTGGTCGCACAAGCGTCGTGTCTGCCAGTTCTCTGAACGAAAAGAAGGAAACTTGTTCTACGATGTTATTTCTCTCGTTACAAATATGACGAGTGGAACAAGCCAAGACCAGTTTCAGCTTTATCGTGGACGTGGTCAAGCCGAGAATTTCATCAAGGAGATGAAGGAGGGATTTTTTGGCGATAAAACGGATAGTTCAAGCTTAATCAAAAACGAAGTTCGTATGATGATGAGCTGTATCGCCTACAATCTCTATCTTTTTCTCAAACATCTAGCTGGAGGTGACTTCCAAACTTTAACAATCAAACGCTTCCGCCATCTTTTTCTTCACGTGGTGGGAAAATGTGTTCGAACAGGACGCAAGCAGCTCCTCAAATTGTCTAGTCTCTATGCCTATTCCGAATTGTTTTCAGCACTTTATTCTAGGATTAGAAAAGTCAACCTGAATCTTCCTGTTCCTTATGAACCACCTAGAAGAAAAGCGTCGTTAATGATGCATTAA
- a CDS encoding ATP-binding cassette domain-containing protein — MTIESGQRIALVGQPGSGKSTLSKIPSGLYKIDTGKVLFDGVNINQIDKKILSQNLGVVPQDSFLLNRSILDNITLKHEVTSQKIEEVCKAVQIYDEIMAMPMKFNTIISEMGSNISGGQRQRIALARALINNPSIVILDEATSALDTINEERITKYIKSQGCTQIIVAHRLSTIKDADIIVVMKGGKIVESGNHKYLMDLGGEYYSLYTKRK, encoded by the coding sequence TTGACTATTGAGTCAGGACAGAGAATTGCACTAGTCGGTCAACCGGGGTCAGGAAAAAGTACATTATCAAAAATACCATCAGGATTATATAAGATTGATACAGGAAAAGTTTTATTTGATGGTGTAAATATTAATCAAATAGATAAAAAAATATTAAGTCAAAATTTAGGAGTAGTTCCACAGGATTCGTTTTTATTGAACAGAAGTATTCTTGATAACATAACTTTAAAGCACGAAGTTACTTCACAAAAGATAGAGGAAGTTTGTAAAGCAGTTCAAATCTATGATGAAATCATGGCTATGCCGATGAAATTTAATACTATCATCTCAGAGATGGGTTCAAATATTTCAGGTGGTCAAAGACAACGGATAGCACTGGCACGTGCATTAATAAATAATCCTAGTATTGTAATTTTAGATGAAGCAACTAGTGCTTTAGACACTATTAATGAGGAAAGAATAACAAAGTATATAAAAAGTCAGGGCTGTACTCAAATAATTGTAGCTCATAGATTGTCAACGATTAAGGATGCGGATATTATTGTTGTAATGAAAGGTGGTAAGATTGTTGAGTCAGGAAATCATAAGTACTTAATGGATCTTGGTGGAGAGTACTACAGCTTATATACAAAAAGGAAATGA
- the gdhA gene encoding NADP-specific glutamate dehydrogenase, whose translation MTSAKEYIQSVFETVKARNGHEAEFLQAVEEFFNTLEPVFEKHPEYIEENILARITEPERVVSFRVPWVDRDGKIQVNRGYRVQFNSAVGPYKGGLRFHPTVNQGILKFLGFEQIFKNVLTGLPIGGGKGGSDFDPKGKTDAEVMRFCQSFMTELQKHIGPSLDVPAGDIGVGGREIGYLYGQYKRLNQFDAGVLTGKPLGFGGSLIRPEATGYGLVYYTEEMLKANGNSFAGKKVVISGSGNVAQYALQKATELGATVISVSDSNGYVIDENGIDFDLLVDVKEKRRARLTEYAAEKATATYHEGTVWTYAGNYDIALPCATQNEINGEAAKRLVAQGIICVSEGANMPSDLDAIKVYKENGILYGPAKAANAGGVAVSALEMSQNSLRLSWTREEVDDRLKDIMTNIFNTAKTTSETYGLDKDYLAGANIAAFENVANAMIAQGIV comes from the coding sequence ATGACATCTGCTAAAGAATATATCCAAAGCGTGTTTGAAACTGTGAAAGCTCGTAACGGGCACGAGGCTGAATTCCTCCAAGCTGTTGAAGAATTTTTCAACACTTTAGAACCTGTATTTGAAAAACACCCTGAGTATATCGAAGAAAATATCTTGGCACGTATTACTGAGCCTGAGCGCGTGGTTTCTTTCCGTGTTCCTTGGGTTGACCGTGATGGAAAAATTCAAGTAAACCGTGGTTACCGTGTTCAATTCAACTCAGCTGTTGGACCATACAAAGGTGGACTTCGTTTCCACCCAACTGTAAACCAAGGGATCTTGAAATTCCTCGGATTTGAACAAATCTTTAAAAATGTCTTGACTGGACTTCCTATCGGTGGAGGTAAAGGTGGATCAGACTTCGATCCTAAAGGTAAAACAGATGCTGAAGTGATGCGCTTCTGCCAAAGCTTCATGACTGAATTGCAAAAACACATCGGACCATCACTTGACGTACCTGCTGGTGATATCGGTGTTGGTGGACGTGAAATTGGTTACCTTTACGGTCAATACAAACGTCTTAACCAATTTGATGCTGGTGTCTTGACTGGTAAACCTCTTGGATTTGGTGGTAGCTTGATTCGTCCAGAAGCAACTGGTTACGGTTTGGTTTACTATACTGAAGAAATGCTCAAAGCTAACGGTAACAGCTTTGCTGGTAAGAAAGTCGTTATTTCAGGTTCTGGTAACGTTGCTCAATATGCTCTTCAAAAAGCAACTGAACTCGGTGCAACTGTTATTTCTGTTTCTGACTCAAATGGTTATGTCATCGATGAAAATGGTATCGACTTCGATCTTTTGGTTGATGTTAAAGAAAAACGTCGTGCTCGTTTGACTGAGTATGCAGCTGAAAAAGCAACTGCAACCTACCACGAAGGTACTGTATGGACTTACGCTGGAAACTATGACATTGCTCTTCCATGTGCCACTCAAAACGAAATCAACGGTGAAGCAGCTAAACGTTTGGTTGCTCAAGGCATTATCTGTGTATCTGAAGGTGCCAACATGCCGAGCGACCTTGATGCCATCAAAGTTTACAAAGAAAATGGTATCTTATACGGACCTGCAAAAGCTGCCAACGCTGGTGGTGTAGCCGTTTCAGCTCTTGAAATGAGCCAAAACAGTCTTCGCCTCTCATGGACTCGTGAAGAAGTTGATGACCGTCTCAAAGACATCATGACAAACATCTTCAACACAGCTAAAACGACTTCAGAAACATACGGTCTTGATAAAGACTACCTTGCAGGAGCTAACATTGCTGCCTTTGAAAATGTAGCAAACGCTATGATTGCCCAAGGTATTGTTTAA